One window of Athalia rosae chromosome 2, iyAthRosa1.1, whole genome shotgun sequence genomic DNA carries:
- the LOC105688494 gene encoding anaphase-promoting complex subunit 13: MDSQVCADGKLLELIDDVWRKEQLPIDDITVPLAELPDPESDNGDSHMTLKELEQKWNNLALSTLSENHLHSPTTAHN; this comes from the coding sequence ATGGACAGCCAAGTGTGTGCAGATGGTAAACTGTTAGAATTGATCGACGACGTCTGGCGTAAAGAACAGCTGCCAATTGATGACATTACAGTTCCACTAGCCGAATTGCCAGACCCAGAAAGTGACAATGGCGACTCACATATGACTCTAAAAGAATTGGAACAAAAATGGAACAATCTAGCTCTGAGTACACTCAGTGAAAACCATTTGCACTCTCCTACTACAGCACATAATTAA
- the LOC105688492 gene encoding AN1-type zinc finger protein 1-like, with protein sequence MEFPTLGSQCSVTTCMQLDFLPITCSHCQLKFCENHSHVISHACAKFLENIGSEGKPVIYFSCSDKSCKSTSPVEIPCLKCKLHFCISHRHHGCMDLEKEEKMKEMKKWNKPRQDFNEAKAVVDKLINNSLKKAKNSAVVNKVQLMRLKGRAVGFNGIPTDDRRYFLVHPPITSSLKVPGGPKAAYTCVRWTIGLTIDKFADILGIPNTNNTSQSKKLKLFHQTTGSILCEQMDVSISELLATSALIDGESLILEYSDSLSVDQTLYQ encoded by the exons ATGGAGTTTCCAACTTTGGGAAGTCAATGCTCGGTCACGACTTGCATGCAACTAGATTTTTTACCTATCACCTGCTCACATTGCCAGCTAAAATTCTGTGAAAACCATTCTCATGTCATCTCGCATGCTTGTGCAAAATTCCTGGAGAATATCGGTTCAGAAGGGAAACCGGTTATCTACTTCAGCTGTTCTGACAAATCCTGCAAAAGCACTTCACCTGTGGAAATACCATGTCTCAAATGTAAGCTACACTTTTGTATATCGCATCGTCATCATGGGTGTATGGAtctagaaaaagaagaaaagatgaaagaaatgaaaaaatggaataaaccTAGGCAAGACTTCAATGAGGCTAAAGCAGTGGTTGATAAACTAATTAataactctttgaaaaaagcaaagaattcTGCAGTTGTCAATAAG GTGCAGCTAATGCGACTCAAAGGGCGAGCTGTCGGTTTTAATGGGATACCAACTGATGATAGACGTTATTTTCTAGTGCACCCCCCGATTACAAGTTCATTGAAGGTGCCTGGGGGGCCAAAGGCTGCTTACACCTGTGTTCGCTGGACAATAGGTTTGACCATTGACAAGTTTGCGGATATACTTGGTATACCAAACACAAACAATACGTCCCAGAGCAAGAAATTAAAACTTTTCCACCAAACCACAGGCTCTATTTTATGCGAGCAGATGGATGTGTCAATATCGGAACTCTTAGCCACTTCTGCATTAATCGACGGGGAAAGTTTGATATTAGAATACTCCGATAGCTTATCGGTAGACCAGACTTTGTACCAATAA